From one Chanodichthys erythropterus isolate Z2021 chromosome 3, ASM2448905v1, whole genome shotgun sequence genomic stretch:
- the LOC137005441 gene encoding zinc finger protein interacting with ribonucleoprotein K-like has product MEVKEESEELSEVEEEHHDKPGEKPLSRSKTKNTFLKKRRAKKSTNCTQCGKSFTTKQSLDVHMRIHTGEKPFTCDQCEKSFSTKQHLKEHMRIHTGEKPFTCDQCGKSFTQRGNLKEHMKFHTGEKPFTCDQCDKKFLGSSDLKKHLRVHIKEKPHSCSVCGKSFSHLCYLHQHEKIHTSVREYMCFECEKTFTTANHLKRHERIHTGEKPYKCSHCDKRFSDSSTLKRHERIHTGKKPYKCSQCNKRFSQSSSLKTHEMIHSREKPHTCDQCGKSFSFKSHLKIHMKIHAEEKPHLHSLK; this is encoded by the coding sequence atggaagtaaaggaggagagtgaagaactgagtgaagtggaggaggaacatcatgacaaacctggagaaaaacctttgagtcgctcaaagactaaaaatacatttttaaagaaaagaagagccaagaaatctacaaactgcactcagtgtggaaagagtttcacaaccaaacaaagtcttgatgttcacatgagaattcatactggagagaagccgttcacatgtgatcagtgtgagaAGAGTTTCTCAACCAAACAACATCTTAAGgaacacatgaggatccacaccggagagaagccgttcacatgtgatcagtgtgggaagagtttcacacaaaGAGGAAATCTTAAGGAACACATGAAatttcacactggagagaagccgttcacatgtgatcaatgtgacaaaaaatttCTAGGGTCATCAGACCTGAAGAAACATCTGAGAGTTCATATaaaggagaagccacattcatgttctgtgtgtggaaagagtttttcacatcTGTGTTATTTACATCAACATGAGAAAATACATACTAgtgtgagagagtacatgtgctttgagtgtgagaagacttttactaCAGCAAACCATTTAAAACGTCAtgagagaattcacactggagaaaaaccttacaagtgttcacactgtgacaagagattcagtgatTCATCAACTCTGAAAAGACATGAGAGGATTCACACTGGAAAAAAGCCTTATAAGTGTTCACAGTGtaacaagagattcagtcagtcatcatctctgaaaacacatgagatgatccacagcagagagaagccgcacacgtgtgatcagtgtggaaagagtttctcttttaaaagtcacctgaagatacacatgaagatccatgcagaGGAGAAACCACATCTCCACAGTCTGAAATGA